The Lycium ferocissimum isolate CSIRO_LF1 chromosome 1, AGI_CSIRO_Lferr_CH_V1, whole genome shotgun sequence genome includes a region encoding these proteins:
- the LOC132047087 gene encoding uncharacterized protein LOC132047087 isoform X1, translating into MESDSSSDLTHLNEELPKKIEENKEDDQPDIISLRLLDKEDDQPDIISLRLLDLTDVDDFMEWFGDDNVSKFCSWDTFKSKEDAMNYVIDVAIPHPWFRAICLNGKPVGSISVSPFHGTDKCRGELGYVLASKYWGKGIATKAVKMAASAIFVEWPHLERLEAVVDVDNPGSQRVLEKSGFTKEGVLRKYYLLKGKPKDIVMFSLLSTDQQVTYFMLKLSGHEHAAADDYSDISLRLLDLNDVDDFMEWFADENVNKFCSCDTFTSKEDAMRCIADIVIPHPWFRAICLNGKPIGSVSVSPFHGSNRCRGEIGYELASKYWGKGIATKAVKMVAAAIFAEWPHLERLEAMVAVDNPGSQRVLEKAGFRKEGVLRKYYLLNGEPKEIVMFSLLSTDPQITYFM; encoded by the exons ATGGAATCTGATTCATCCTCTGATCTTACTCACCTTAATGAAGAATTGccaaagaaaattgaagagaacAAAGAAGATGATCAACCAGACATAATAAGTCTCAGGTTATTGGACAAAGAAGATGATCAACCAGACATAATAAGTCTCAGGTTATTGGACCTGACAGATGTCGATGATTTTATGGAATGGTTTGGAGATGACAACGTTAGCAAGTTCTGTTCTTGGGACACTTTTAAATCCAAAGAAGATGCCATGAattatgttattgatgttgccaTACCACATCCATGGTTCAGAGCAATTTGCCTAAATGGCAAGCCAGTTGGTTCTATTTCTGTATCACCATTTCATGGAACTGATAAGTGCAGGGGTGAACTTGGATATGTGTTAGCATCAAAGTATTGGGGCAAAGGGATAGCCACGAAGGCGGTGAAGATGGCGGCGTCCGCCATCTTTGTAGAGTGGCCTCACTTGGAGAGGCTCGAAGCTGTGGTGGATGTTGATAATCCAGGATCACAAAGGGTGTTGGAAAAGTCTGGTTTTACAAAGGAAGGTGTATTGAGGAAGTATTATCTTCTGAAAGGGAAACCAAAAGATATTGTTATGTTTAGCCTTTTATCCACTGATCAACAAGTTACCTACTTTAT GTTGAAGTTGAGTGGCCATGAACATGCTGCTGCAGATGATTATTCAGACATAAGTCTCCGTTTATTGGACCTCAACGATGTTGATGATTTCATGGAATGGTTTGCAGATGAAAACGTTAATAAGTTCTGTTCGTGCGACACTTTCACATCCAAAGAAGACGCAATGAGATGCATTGCTGATATTGTTATACCACATCCATGGTTTCGAGCAATTTGCTTAAATGGCAAGCCAATTGGTTCTGTTTCTGTGTCACCATTTCATGGAAGTAACAGGTGCAGGGGGGAAATTGGATACGAGTTAGCATCAAAGTATTGGGGCAAAGGGATCGCCACCAAGGCAGTGAAGATGGTGGCAGCTGCCATATTTGCGGAGTGGCCCCACTTAGAGAGACTTGAAGCTATGGTGGCTGTTGATAATCCAGGTTCACAGAGGGTGTTGGAGAAGGCTGGTTTTAGGAAAGAAGGTGTTTTGAGGAAGTACTATCTTCTTAATGGGGAACCAAAAGAAATTGTTATGTTTAGTCTTTTATCGACTGATCCACAAATCACTTACTTTATGTAG
- the LOC132047087 gene encoding uncharacterized protein LOC132047087 isoform X2 produces MESDSSSDLTHLNEELPKKIEENKEDDQPDIISLRLLDLTDVDDFMEWFGDDNVSKFCSWDTFKSKEDAMNYVIDVAIPHPWFRAICLNGKPVGSISVSPFHGTDKCRGELGYVLASKYWGKGIATKAVKMAASAIFVEWPHLERLEAVVDVDNPGSQRVLEKSGFTKEGVLRKYYLLKGKPKDIVMFSLLSTDQQVTYFMLKLSGHEHAAADDYSDISLRLLDLNDVDDFMEWFADENVNKFCSCDTFTSKEDAMRCIADIVIPHPWFRAICLNGKPIGSVSVSPFHGSNRCRGEIGYELASKYWGKGIATKAVKMVAAAIFAEWPHLERLEAMVAVDNPGSQRVLEKAGFRKEGVLRKYYLLNGEPKEIVMFSLLSTDPQITYFM; encoded by the exons ATGGAATCTGATTCATCCTCTGATCTTACTCACCTTAATGAAGAATTGccaaagaaaattgaagagaacAAAGAAGATGATCAACCAGACATAATAAGTCTCAG GTTATTGGACCTGACAGATGTCGATGATTTTATGGAATGGTTTGGAGATGACAACGTTAGCAAGTTCTGTTCTTGGGACACTTTTAAATCCAAAGAAGATGCCATGAattatgttattgatgttgccaTACCACATCCATGGTTCAGAGCAATTTGCCTAAATGGCAAGCCAGTTGGTTCTATTTCTGTATCACCATTTCATGGAACTGATAAGTGCAGGGGTGAACTTGGATATGTGTTAGCATCAAAGTATTGGGGCAAAGGGATAGCCACGAAGGCGGTGAAGATGGCGGCGTCCGCCATCTTTGTAGAGTGGCCTCACTTGGAGAGGCTCGAAGCTGTGGTGGATGTTGATAATCCAGGATCACAAAGGGTGTTGGAAAAGTCTGGTTTTACAAAGGAAGGTGTATTGAGGAAGTATTATCTTCTGAAAGGGAAACCAAAAGATATTGTTATGTTTAGCCTTTTATCCACTGATCAACAAGTTACCTACTTTAT GTTGAAGTTGAGTGGCCATGAACATGCTGCTGCAGATGATTATTCAGACATAAGTCTCCGTTTATTGGACCTCAACGATGTTGATGATTTCATGGAATGGTTTGCAGATGAAAACGTTAATAAGTTCTGTTCGTGCGACACTTTCACATCCAAAGAAGACGCAATGAGATGCATTGCTGATATTGTTATACCACATCCATGGTTTCGAGCAATTTGCTTAAATGGCAAGCCAATTGGTTCTGTTTCTGTGTCACCATTTCATGGAAGTAACAGGTGCAGGGGGGAAATTGGATACGAGTTAGCATCAAAGTATTGGGGCAAAGGGATCGCCACCAAGGCAGTGAAGATGGTGGCAGCTGCCATATTTGCGGAGTGGCCCCACTTAGAGAGACTTGAAGCTATGGTGGCTGTTGATAATCCAGGTTCACAGAGGGTGTTGGAGAAGGCTGGTTTTAGGAAAGAAGGTGTTTTGAGGAAGTACTATCTTCTTAATGGGGAACCAAAAGAAATTGTTATGTTTAGTCTTTTATCGACTGATCCACAAATCACTTACTTTATGTAG